The DNA segment GTATGAATAGATCGTTTAGTTCCCCAGGCCAATTACCTTATAGCTCACTTTCCCATCGGTAACAATTTTCTCGTAGTATACCCCATCTTCAGAAACGTAGTACTGTTCCCCTTTAATAAATACCTCGCGGTACCCATCAGGTAGCTGGTCTACTATGTCCCCAACCTGCGGACCGCTATTGCTGTCGGCTGCAATGTTATCGGTATTCAGCACCCCATCTTTTCCGGCAACCACATACACGGTTTTACCATTGGCATCCTGTACAGCATTGTAGTAAACGCCTTTATACTCATAAAAGGTTTGTCCGTTGATCACTACTTCTTTAGCATCTGAAGGAATGCTTGGCACCTGGGCACCTACCGGTGGCACTACTACTTTATAATTGTTGTCGTATTGCCTGTAAAACAAGCCCCCGGAATAATAAAACTGGTCTGCGCCAAAATAAAACGGATAATAACCATAAGGCAGAACATTGATGCTCAAACCCAGATATGGCCTGTAAAAGTTATAGTATCCATAATATGGCCTGCGGTAAGGCCTGAAGCCGGGTCGATATCCCGGACGCACAACCACTGGCGGCCGGCCAATATGTCCGTGTGAAGGAGTTGATGGTCTGGACGGCGTGCCCACACTTGGCCTGGGCGGCCTGGAACCAGTACTACCTCCTGCTGAAGGTCGGCCACCCCCACTCTGACCTCTTGAAGGCCTTTGGGCCAGCGCCTCATTCACCGTAAATGCGCTGATCAATACCATGCATCCGGCAATTATTGACAATTTAAAATTTGAAGTTTTCATTAGTACCAGGATTATTTTTCTACCATAACACTAAGACAACTGGCCAATGAAAAGGATTATTCAATTTCCTAAAACACATTAAAGCTTACAAATTGATGATAATTTATTGTTATTTTACCCGCCCTAAAAGGTTTTGATATGGAACAGTATGCCTTAATCACAGGTGCAAGTAAAGGTATTGGTAAATCCATGGCTATTGAGCTGGCCAGGTCCGGATATCAGCTCTTGTTGATCGCACGTTCCGAAACCGAACTGCGTATGCTCTCCAAATTGTTAAAAGAACAATTTCAGGTTAAAGTAAGTTATCTGGCTACCGACCTTTCTTTAACAGATTCAACCCAACTGGTGGCAGCCTGGTGCGCGCAGCAAACTGACCGGTTGTCGATACTGATCAACAATGCAGGCTTTGGTTTATGGGGCGATTTCGGGAACCTGGAACTCCATGAACAAATGGCTATGCTGAAATTAAATATCGATGCTGTCATTAGCCTGACTTATCATTTACTTCCCGTATTAAAACAACAGCAGCAAAGTTATATTTTAAATATTTCAAGTACTGCAGCCTATCAGGCGGTACCTACCCTGGCTTTATATGCCGCCAGCAAATCATTTGTCCTTTCGTATAGCCGGGCATTAAGGTATGAGCTTAAAAAAACAACAGTTTCGGTAAGTTGTCTTTGTCCGGGCCCTACCGACACCGGTTTTGCTAACCGCGCGGGCCTTGATGTCCTTGCAGATCTTGCCGAGAAATTTAACATGCAACCAGCAGTTGTAGCAAAGGCAGGATTAAAGGGAATGTTCAATAAGAAAGCTGAAATTATTCCCGGCTTCCTGAACAAACTGTCAGCTTATGGTGCCCAATATTTACCCAAGGCCCTTATTGAGCGGATTACAGCTGGTTTATACAAACGATAGAATTTATTTTCAAATAAATTTGTTTATAAAATTATTTTACTACTTTTGTAAAGTCTACTAAACAAGTAGACTTTATTTAAATGACTATAAACAACCCAATCCATACCGCATTTACCATGCGAATGTGTCTTCCAAAAGGCATAGGTTGTTGCTGTTGTTGTTAATCAGGATCTCATCTACTGATCAATTACCTTTAACATCTGCCTACCTCCGCAGATGAACTCATTTAAACATTTTTAATTTTAAAATTTCCAGATCATGGGCAATTCCTATATCAAATTTGCTTTGGGCAATACGATTACTACTGAACAAAAATATTTTTTCAATAAAAACGGTTTTATTCATTTCAAAAACTTTATCGAACCGGAAACTGTAAACGACATCATCAACGCCTCTTTAAAAGTACAAAAACAATGGCTTGAAGAACAGCGTGAGAAAGTAAATGGCATACCTATAAAATACGGTAAAGACCTGGACGGCTCGCCAATTGTACAGCGCTTTGCTTTTGTTAACCAACACCACCAGTTGTTTGCAGAACTGGCAAAAGACCCCCGTTTTGAGGTATTGCTGGACCTTATTGGTCCCGGCGCCAGGTTAGGTACCGAAGAAAAGGACGGAATGGTATTGAACCACTATGTAAACGGGCATGAAAGTAAATTTACACAGATGGGTTGGCATACAGATGGCCTGCGTGATATTTTTCATGGCCAGAAATTAAACCCGATGCTCAATGTTGGCATACACCTGAGCACACTAACACCAGAGCAGGGAGGTTTAAGGGTATTGCCTGGCACACATACACAGAGTTTATACCAGATGCTCTTCCGCAAAAAGTATTTTTTAGACAATAAGGCCGATGCAAATGAAATGGCAATTACACCCCAGGCGGGCGACCTGACCATACATGATGGCCGGCTCTGGCACCGTGTAGCACAATCGTCGGTTATTGGGGAAGAGAGCCGCAGAAGGGTGATCTATTTGCCAATTATTGCAGGTAAATATGAACCCAAGCACGAAAACAGCCCTACTGCCTTTTATCAGCGTTTTGCCGGATTAGTTAAATAAAGCTATGCTGATCGCACTAATTATAAGTTACCTGATCCGCTCGGGTAAGCTGGTTTTCCTGCAAAGAACTACACAACAGCTAAAGTTATTCGTAAAATTAAACACCAAAAGATTTTAAATAGCTGTTTAACAATAGGTTGAAATATAAACTACAAAAATAGTATACTTTATTTTTAAATACTACTAATTTAGTAGATTATATTTATATCTTAGCTAAAACTTTAGATCTTTTGGTATATATCTAAGTTTTGTTCATTAAGCCGGGCCGGATGGCCTGGCTTTAATTAACCATCTGTTGTTCAACACAGTGCATTACTGATAATTGTAAATGATGATCCAGCTTAACTATTTGGCTTTTGCCATTCCTGCTTTTTTTATTTTTCTTTTTTTAGAATATCAGCTTGCCATCAGGCTGAACAAGCTAAGTGTATTTAAGTATGAAGGTTCCATTTCCAATTTAAGTATTGGTATTGCCGAAAGGTTGCTCAATTTATTTATTTCTGCCAGTTTTTACAGCCTGTTTTACTGGGTATATAAAAACTATGCTTTATTTAACATTCCAAATACCTGGTGGGTATGGATATTGCTCATCCTTACCACCGATCTGGTCTGGTACTGGTATCACCGGCTGGGACATACCGTAAATTTTTTATGGGCCGCCCATATTGTACATCATCAAAGTGAAGAGTTTAACCTTACCGTATCTGCAAGGATTACTGTTTTTCAAGCCCTGATCAGAAATATTTTCTGGTGCTTCATCCCACTACTGGGTTTTCAGCCGGCAATGGTCATCAGCATCCTGATAGTCCATGGTGCCTATTCTTTTTTCACCCATACCCAATTGATCGGAAAACTACCTTGGTTGGAGCAAATATTGATTACCCCCTCATTGCATGGTGTCCATCATGCCAGCGATGAAAAATATTTAGACAAGAACTATGGCGATATTTTTGTATTCTGGGATAAATTGTTCGGAACTTTCCAGCAGGAAGAAGAGGCTCCCAGATATGGGCTTACACACCCAATAAAAAGCTATAGTTTTTTATGGCAGCATTTTCATTATTACCTGGAAATGGCCGAGGCCTGCAGGCGCGCTGTGGGTTTTAAAGCTAAAATGCGTATCCTGTTCGGCAGTCCGGCTGCAATGGACCAGGATATCCGTCCGGCGCTCGAAAAAAAGTACCTTCAGCATAAACCTGTTTCGGCATACCGCTTTAAATTCAAAACCTATTTAGATCTTCAGCTTACACTTTGTATCGCATTGCTCACTTTCATTACAGCAGCTTATGGCAATCTGGGTTCAGACGACAAATCATTTATCGTTTGTTTCATTTTACTTACCTTAATCAATTGCGGTGCATTAATGGAACAAAAAAAATGGATCTATTACCTGGAATGTATCAGGTTAATTGTGCTTTTGGCCTTTATTTTCTGGAAGCTGGATATTTTCGGACTGATTGTATTGCCGGCTGTTGCATTGATCGCCTTAGAAAGCACATTCAGGTTAAGCCATTTGTACCGCAGTTATGTGCTCAGGTATGAAAAGATATAAATTCATGCTACCTTTGCGGCATGAATAAAGAAGTTGCTGTCATTTTCGACATGGATGGTGTGATCTGCCATACCAATCCCTATCATTCCCTCGCTTTCCGTACATTTTTTTCAGGCCATAACCTTAACCCTACCGACGAGGAATTTGCACAGCATATGTACGGCAAAAGCAACAGCTACATTCTCAGTCATTTTTTTAAAAGACCTGTATCCGGAGATGAACTTTCGCAAATGGAACAGGAAAAAGAAGGCTTGTTCAGAAAAATTTATGAACCACATATAGAACCCATTGCAGGAATTGTAGCCTTCATAGCTGATTTAGCTCAGAATGGGGTAAAACTTGGTGTAGCAACCTCTGCCCCCTATGCCAATCTGGAGCTGATCCTTGGTAAGATCGACATCCGCGAACAGCTCGGCTCTATCCTGGCCAGCGAAGATGTTAAAAAACACAAACCCGATCCTGAAGTATACTTAAGTTCTGCCAAAAACCTGGGTGTTTTACCAGAAAACTGCCTCGTTTTTGAAGATTCCTTTTCCGGCGTTTCTGCCGCATTAAATGCGGGCATGAAAGTAGTTGGCGTACTCAGTTCACATTCCAAAGCAGAACTTCCCCCATGCAGCTTATACATCGAAGATTATACGGACCTGTCTTATGACAAGATCAGCAATCTGTTTAAATAGCTATACCTTTACGTTATGGAAAATGAAAACAGAAACCCTTATGTTCAATTTAACGGACAGATTTTGCAGGATTGGAAAGCCAATGGCGTAAGTTACATTAAACTTGTTGAACTGGATACAGACTTGCCCGTTAAGTTTTTTGAACTGATTCCCAATTCTGAAATTCCAGATGCCGGAGAAACCATCTACCATATTGATGCTGAAGACATCACCGAATTGCTTGAACCAATAAAAGGAGTAAAGTTTCTAGTGCATGAAATTTACCTGGAAGAAGAATGACCACAAAAGAACTAAACCCCGAAATTTTAAAAACCAAACAACATTTTGAGATCCTTGACGGATTAAGGGGTATAGCTGCCCTGGCCGTTGTGTTTTTCCATTTTATGGAAGTGGCTTATCTCCCTGAAAAGAACTTTATTGCACATGGTTTCCTGGCGGTCGACTTCTTTTTCTGCCTGTCGGGATTTGTGATTGCTTATGCCTATGACGACCGGATCGGAAAAATGGGAATCAAGGAATTTTTTAAGTCCAGGCTGATCAGGCTACACCCCCTGGTGATCTTCGGTTCGGTTTTAGGTTTACTGGCATTTCTGTTCGACCCTTTTGGCGGTAGCCCGGAACTCTATAGCACAGGAAAAATTTTCCTGATTTTTCTGTGTTCCATCCTGCTCATTCCCTACCCTGTAATTACCGAACGTTTTTTTAACCTGTTCGGCTTAAATGCCCCTGCCTGGTCCTTATTCTGGGAGTACATAGCCAATATTGTTTATGCCTTCATTCTTTGCAGGCTCAGCCGCCGCTATCTGCTGATACTCACCATACTTGCTGCAGTAATGCTTTGTTTTGTGAGCCATCGTGCCGGTGGTTCTTTAATGGGCGGATGGGCAGGCGAAAATTTCTGGGATGGGGGTGCAAGAATTTCCTATTCCTTTTTAGCGGGAATGCTCGTCTATCGCTCCAATTGGATCATTAAATCAAAACTGGGTTTTGCAGGCCTTTCGGTACTGTTGTTGCTCGCTTTTCTCCTGCCATTTAACCAATGGAACTGGTTAACTGAACCCATGGTGGTAATACTTTATTTCCCTTTACTGGTTGCCCTGGGTGCAGGTGCAAACCTTAAAGCAAGCCTTAAAAAATTGTGTGCATTCTTCGGAAAAATATCTTATCCGCTGTACATGACACATTATGCAGCCATATGGATGTTCTTCAACTACTACACCAGTCACAAACCCGGAACACCACAATTAACACTCGTTATTGCAGCGGGGATGATTCTTTTGCTTGGATTTGCCTATCTGGTGATGGTAGTTTATGATATTCCTGTCAGGAAATATTTAACGAGTAAAAGGAAACCAGCTTAAGCAATCCGGACCACTAATTTTCCGCGCACGCCATGGGCCTCTATCTCCTGGTGGGCCTGGACGATACTTTCCATTGGCCAAACTTTTTCAACCGATACTTTTAATTGGCCGGCTGCCAGCAAGTCCGAGATTTCCTGTAATTGTTCCTTTTTAGGCTCCATCATAAACCATATTAACGATACCCCACGCTCCTGTGCATACTGAATGGCCTTAGGATCGTCTTTTGTAGATGAGGGCAAACAGACAACTGTTCCGCCGGGCTTAACACACTGAATGGACCGGTACAAAATTTCGCCACCCATGGTATCTAATACTGCATCAAGATCTTTCACAACCTCTTCAAACCGCTCATTTTTATAATCAATTGCCTGATCTGCACCAAGACTTTTTATAAAACCGATATTCCTGCCTGAAGCTGTCCCGCTAACAACAGCACCCGCTATCCTGGCCAACTGTACAGCCAGATGGCCAACGCCACCGGCTGCAGACTGGACTAAAACATGCTGTCCGGACCTGATTTTAAGGTGCTCATGAATGGCCTGATAGGCCGTAAGTGCGGCCAAAGAAACTGCCGCAGCTTCTTCAAAAGTAATATTTTCCGGTTTTTTTACAATGAGGTCAGGGCTGGCAGCCACATACTCAGCATAAGTTTGAGCTGCGCAGCCAAAAACAGCGTCCCCTACCTTAAATCCCTGCACATTTTTACCGGTCAGCTCAATTACCCCACTTACATCCTTACCTAAAACTGCTGGCAGCTGAAGTGTTTTAGCAGATCTGTGTGCTCCGGATCTGATCTTTGTATCCACAGGATTAATCCCTGCAGCTTTTACCCTGATCAATACCTGATCGTCGCTGATCTGAGGTTTCTCTATTTCGGAAATCTCCAGTTTATCCGCAGCTCCAAACTCTTTTATAACAATTGCTTTCATA comes from the Pedobacter heparinus DSM 2366 genome and includes:
- a CDS encoding NADP-dependent oxidoreductase, which gives rise to MKAIVIKEFGAADKLEISEIEKPQISDDQVLIRVKAAGINPVDTKIRSGAHRSAKTLQLPAVLGKDVSGVIELTGKNVQGFKVGDAVFGCAAQTYAEYVAASPDLIVKKPENITFEEAAAVSLAALTAYQAIHEHLKIRSGQHVLVQSAAGGVGHLAVQLARIAGAVVSGTASGRNIGFIKSLGADQAIDYKNERFEEVVKDLDAVLDTMGGEILYRSIQCVKPGGTVVCLPSSTKDDPKAIQYAQERGVSLIWFMMEPKKEQLQEISDLLAAGQLKVSVEKVWPMESIVQAHQEIEAHGVRGKLVVRIA
- a CDS encoding HAD family hydrolase; translated protein: MNKEVAVIFDMDGVICHTNPYHSLAFRTFFSGHNLNPTDEEFAQHMYGKSNSYILSHFFKRPVSGDELSQMEQEKEGLFRKIYEPHIEPIAGIVAFIADLAQNGVKLGVATSAPYANLELILGKIDIREQLGSILASEDVKKHKPDPEVYLSSAKNLGVLPENCLVFEDSFSGVSAALNAGMKVVGVLSSHSKAELPPCSLYIEDYTDLSYDKISNLFK
- a CDS encoding sterol desaturase family protein; translated protein: MMIQLNYLAFAIPAFFIFLFLEYQLAIRLNKLSVFKYEGSISNLSIGIAERLLNLFISASFYSLFYWVYKNYALFNIPNTWWVWILLILTTDLVWYWYHRLGHTVNFLWAAHIVHHQSEEFNLTVSARITVFQALIRNIFWCFIPLLGFQPAMVISILIVHGAYSFFTHTQLIGKLPWLEQILITPSLHGVHHASDEKYLDKNYGDIFVFWDKLFGTFQQEEEAPRYGLTHPIKSYSFLWQHFHYYLEMAEACRRAVGFKAKMRILFGSPAAMDQDIRPALEKKYLQHKPVSAYRFKFKTYLDLQLTLCIALLTFITAAYGNLGSDDKSFIVCFILLTLINCGALMEQKKWIYYLECIRLIVLLAFIFWKLDIFGLIVLPAVALIALESTFRLSHLYRSYVLRYEKI
- a CDS encoding phytanoyl-CoA dioxygenase family protein — protein: MGNSYIKFALGNTITTEQKYFFNKNGFIHFKNFIEPETVNDIINASLKVQKQWLEEQREKVNGIPIKYGKDLDGSPIVQRFAFVNQHHQLFAELAKDPRFEVLLDLIGPGARLGTEEKDGMVLNHYVNGHESKFTQMGWHTDGLRDIFHGQKLNPMLNVGIHLSTLTPEQGGLRVLPGTHTQSLYQMLFRKKYFLDNKADANEMAITPQAGDLTIHDGRLWHRVAQSSVIGEESRRRVIYLPIIAGKYEPKHENSPTAFYQRFAGLVK
- a CDS encoding SDR family NAD(P)-dependent oxidoreductase; the protein is MEQYALITGASKGIGKSMAIELARSGYQLLLIARSETELRMLSKLLKEQFQVKVSYLATDLSLTDSTQLVAAWCAQQTDRLSILINNAGFGLWGDFGNLELHEQMAMLKLNIDAVISLTYHLLPVLKQQQQSYILNISSTAAYQAVPTLALYAASKSFVLSYSRALRYELKKTTVSVSCLCPGPTDTGFANRAGLDVLADLAEKFNMQPAVVAKAGLKGMFNKKAEIIPGFLNKLSAYGAQYLPKALIERITAGLYKR
- a CDS encoding DUF6515 family protein, with product MKTSNFKLSIIAGCMVLISAFTVNEALAQRPSRGQSGGGRPSAGGSTGSRPPRPSVGTPSRPSTPSHGHIGRPPVVVRPGYRPGFRPYRRPYYGYYNFYRPYLGLSINVLPYGYYPFYFGADQFYYSGGLFYRQYDNNYKVVVPPVGAQVPSIPSDAKEVVINGQTFYEYKGVYYNAVQDANGKTVYVVAGKDGVLNTDNIAADSNSGPQVGDIVDQLPDGYREVFIKGEQYYVSEDGVYYEKIVTDGKVSYKVIGLGN
- a CDS encoding acyltransferase family protein; this translates as MTTKELNPEILKTKQHFEILDGLRGIAALAVVFFHFMEVAYLPEKNFIAHGFLAVDFFFCLSGFVIAYAYDDRIGKMGIKEFFKSRLIRLHPLVIFGSVLGLLAFLFDPFGGSPELYSTGKIFLIFLCSILLIPYPVITERFFNLFGLNAPAWSLFWEYIANIVYAFILCRLSRRYLLILTILAAVMLCFVSHRAGGSLMGGWAGENFWDGGARISYSFLAGMLVYRSNWIIKSKLGFAGLSVLLLLAFLLPFNQWNWLTEPMVVILYFPLLVALGAGANLKASLKKLCAFFGKISYPLYMTHYAAIWMFFNYYTSHKPGTPQLTLVIAAGMILLLGFAYLVMVVYDIPVRKYLTSKRKPA